A genome region from Flavobacterium sp. CFS9 includes the following:
- a CDS encoding DUF5977 domain-containing protein, which yields MKKVITRFLLIFVFWNAAYSQQSTLNPDLLTFPVSPEAARLGTFGEIPVNLFYGRLQKNIELFTGNVGELSLPIQLSYNYSGNRLEETPSIMGLGWQLSVGGVVSREVRGLPDEHPRGFNNAATKQIINNYINNDVIMDHEANKMASNFYDGEADKYNVSVNGIRFSFKIGIDGTPAFLSKHDNKIQILRNANNDQIIEGFILTDASANQYFFEQKEVNTPFRGYNAFLEEGLPTYTSSWQLSKIIVNNGEQINFVYDDNDFMTYNFYASLQIKKRTPPVADVNNQGCTNDIIKRKILKSIDTKNFKISFNYIKLNNYEVYNKIIVKDMNDKTVSSYSFSYSGRRNVLDNIIKNNIFFHGFDYYNADLPDFANTIYDYPNNLDYWGFSNGANNNTPFLVEGTNYNANKKPNFFETQKGALKTIYYPTGGRTEVQYEQNLAIKNESSNNEPNVGIKLQFKSDFSENANPVKESVFTKTFDSNVVATLSHYIGNVNFIDMSIRRTSAELPVGFDPTTPYYTLVPRTRTQEGKDIPIVSLQLNELSQIDSNCLSFNNCAVTKDSSGKFIIPAGTYEFKIRTDYNRTQNLEAEINLNFYDAVVAQHTSDGGTVPVGGIRVSSTTDYPAIGEPVTKYYDYTDTAGLGSGIQFNGNVDLFTTYASKETAPTRTDIQFPYAEIPLNENVLNASSRPYNLGMNNSSPVGYLSVKECVVKIKSLIPEKFLCSNCGGNFGSAANNTVSYTYLPGAGSYGVKKMIYPQGYKMTQFNTPSIISTTFPSQPAGQDLSVGSEKSKLIYSNNTITTTGKKLSEETNLYFDTGINLDRAPLTILNNPNYPKSLKIDSKVAKSANQEIGPGHTVKDFYYFNVYKEFDSDKFIYNKKTTEYYKDEPVDRAVEIEYNDHYKQKKVTTTYDTKTKVVNEIFYPYDFADAVSQAMVNKNFVSPVVQIVNKKNGEVSDSYKYEFKSVLSNLFKPVSFSKGINVNPVEKRKFYGYDLSGNVNFIGSVTTDNTTPALMTTDANITVVWGYNRSQVVAKIESIKPVVIPANLITAIENASSRTGNEASLITALSALRNDSALDKSMVTTYTYMPLIGISSMTDPKGLVSYYEYDELNRLKSVRDKDKNILQVYRYNYKGQIIYENTRQSQVFTKNDCPVGGSSSPIEYVVAAGVYTSTISQEDANRKALADINANGQANANSKGECTYRSIARSGLFRKTNCPAGGVGSDVFFSQAEGAETSTISQAHADSKGLGLFNTNGQINANAKGYCTFKSIALSGSFTKDNCDAGGVGSTVPFSQVAGAETSDISQAHADSKGLALFNTNGQINANSKGECTYRSIALSGSFTRINCDTGGVGSSVPYSQVEGAKTSTLSQADADAKGLALFNAKGEVYANTNGYCTFSSIAFSGSFTKDNCAPGGVGSSVFFSQIAGAETSTDSQAHADSKGLTLFNANGRTNANTNGYCTFANTEKSGSFTKNNCPSGGEGSTEVYIVPAGRHFSRESQAAADDLAQQDVNNNGLANANAKGYCTFYSAAITKSYAKDNCPAGSVGSSSDYSLPAGRITSRESQFDADYRANQRCDVFGQAHANNNGTCRFYNTATSGIFTKNNCPAGQWGSAVTYTVAAGTHWSESSQADANMKAQNDVAQNGQNYANANGVCGFYNEQRSEDFIRNNCGTGSIGSTVTYTVPFGTYFSTASQRNANFMASSDINTNGQNYANTHGTCTYDNH from the coding sequence ATGAAGAAAGTAATAACCCGATTTTTGTTAATTTTTGTTTTTTGGAATGCGGCTTATAGCCAGCAAAGTACCTTAAATCCCGATTTGTTAACGTTTCCGGTTTCTCCTGAAGCGGCACGATTGGGAACCTTTGGAGAAATACCTGTAAATCTATTTTATGGTAGATTGCAAAAAAATATTGAACTTTTTACCGGAAATGTAGGAGAACTTAGTCTGCCTATTCAATTGAGTTACAATTATAGCGGAAACCGATTAGAAGAAACACCATCGATAATGGGATTGGGGTGGCAATTAAGTGTGGGAGGTGTCGTGAGCAGAGAAGTAAGAGGTTTACCGGACGAACATCCAAGAGGATTTAATAATGCAGCGACGAAACAAATCATAAACAATTACATTAATAATGATGTGATTATGGATCACGAAGCCAATAAAATGGCTTCAAACTTTTATGACGGAGAGGCCGATAAATACAATGTAAGTGTAAATGGGATTCGTTTTTCGTTTAAAATCGGCATAGACGGAACCCCGGCTTTTTTATCAAAACATGACAATAAAATTCAAATACTAAGAAATGCAAACAATGATCAAATTATTGAAGGCTTCATTTTAACAGATGCCAGTGCAAATCAGTATTTTTTTGAACAGAAGGAGGTCAATACGCCTTTTAGGGGATACAATGCTTTTCTTGAGGAAGGTCTTCCGACTTATACCTCAAGTTGGCAATTATCAAAGATTATTGTAAATAATGGCGAGCAAATCAACTTTGTTTACGATGACAATGACTTTATGACTTACAATTTTTATGCAAGTCTTCAAATTAAAAAACGTACTCCTCCTGTGGCTGATGTAAACAACCAAGGGTGTACTAACGACATTATAAAAAGAAAGATTTTAAAATCGATTGATACTAAAAATTTTAAGATTAGTTTCAATTATATAAAATTGAACAATTATGAAGTTTACAATAAAATCATTGTAAAAGATATGAATGATAAAACGGTAAGTTCTTACAGTTTTAGTTATTCAGGCAGGAGAAATGTACTGGACAATATTATTAAAAATAACATATTCTTTCACGGTTTTGACTATTATAATGCAGACCTACCGGATTTTGCTAATACTATTTACGATTATCCTAACAATTTGGATTATTGGGGATTTTCCAACGGAGCAAATAACAATACTCCTTTTTTAGTGGAGGGAACAAACTATAATGCGAATAAAAAGCCCAATTTTTTCGAAACCCAAAAGGGCGCTTTGAAAACGATTTATTATCCAACAGGAGGAAGAACTGAGGTACAGTATGAGCAAAATTTAGCGATTAAAAACGAGAGTTCGAATAACGAACCCAATGTTGGGATTAAATTACAGTTTAAATCCGATTTTTCAGAAAATGCCAATCCTGTTAAAGAAAGTGTTTTTACTAAAACTTTTGATAGTAATGTCGTAGCAACCTTAAGTCATTATATTGGGAACGTAAATTTTATAGATATGAGTATTCGCAGGACTTCTGCAGAGCTACCAGTTGGTTTTGATCCGACTACGCCTTATTATACATTAGTTCCCAGAACCCGTACACAAGAGGGGAAAGACATCCCGATTGTATCTTTGCAATTAAACGAATTGTCACAAATTGATAGCAATTGTTTGAGTTTTAATAATTGTGCAGTAACTAAGGACAGCAGTGGTAAGTTTATTATTCCGGCTGGGACCTATGAATTTAAAATTCGAACGGACTACAATAGAACACAAAATCTGGAGGCAGAAATAAACTTAAATTTTTATGATGCTGTTGTTGCACAACACACCAGCGATGGAGGTACTGTTCCTGTAGGGGGGATAAGAGTGAGTTCAACAACAGACTATCCCGCCATAGGGGAACCCGTGACAAAATACTATGATTATACAGATACTGCCGGATTAGGAAGTGGAATTCAGTTTAACGGCAATGTTGATTTATTTACCACTTATGCATCAAAAGAGACGGCGCCAACTAGGACAGATATCCAGTTCCCTTATGCAGAAATTCCCCTAAATGAAAATGTTTTAAATGCAAGTTCAAGACCTTATAATCTTGGCATGAATAACAGTTCTCCGGTGGGATATCTTTCTGTAAAAGAGTGTGTAGTAAAAATTAAAAGTTTAATACCCGAAAAGTTTTTATGCAGCAATTGCGGCGGAAATTTTGGATCGGCTGCAAATAATACTGTTTCCTATACTTATTTACCCGGAGCTGGAAGTTATGGGGTTAAGAAAATGATTTACCCTCAAGGGTACAAAATGACGCAGTTTAATACGCCGTCAATAATATCGACCACTTTTCCCTCTCAGCCGGCAGGACAGGATTTGTCTGTAGGTTCTGAAAAAAGTAAATTAATCTATTCCAATAATACGATTACCACAACCGGTAAAAAACTTTCTGAAGAAACCAATCTCTATTTTGATACTGGCATAAACTTAGATCGTGCGCCATTGACGATCCTAAATAATCCTAATTATCCTAAAAGTTTAAAAATTGATTCTAAGGTGGCTAAGAGTGCCAATCAAGAGATTGGACCAGGACATACAGTTAAAGATTTTTACTATTTTAATGTATACAAAGAGTTTGATAGTGATAAATTTATTTACAACAAAAAAACAACGGAATATTATAAAGATGAGCCTGTAGACCGAGCGGTTGAAATAGAATATAATGATCATTATAAGCAAAAAAAGGTCACAACTACATATGATACTAAGACTAAAGTAGTAAATGAAATCTTCTATCCTTATGATTTTGCGGATGCTGTTTCTCAGGCTATGGTCAATAAAAATTTTGTTTCACCGGTAGTGCAAATCGTAAACAAGAAAAACGGAGAAGTAAGCGACTCTTATAAATATGAATTTAAGTCTGTTTTAAGTAATTTATTTAAGCCCGTATCTTTTTCAAAAGGAATAAATGTCAATCCTGTAGAAAAGAGAAAATTTTATGGTTATGACTTAAGTGGAAATGTGAATTTTATAGGGTCCGTAACTACAGACAATACAACTCCCGCTTTGATGACGACAGATGCTAATATAACGGTAGTGTGGGGGTATAACAGAAGTCAGGTGGTGGCAAAAATAGAGAGCATCAAACCTGTTGTTATTCCTGCCAATTTAATTACAGCCATAGAAAATGCATCCTCCAGGACAGGAAATGAAGCTTCTTTAATAACAGCACTAAGTGCATTGCGTAATGATTCGGCACTGGACAAAAGTATGGTAACGACCTACACTTATATGCCTTTAATAGGAATAAGCAGCATGACCGATCCAAAGGGATTGGTAAGTTATTATGAGTATGATGAACTTAACAGATTAAAATCGGTCAGGGATAAGGATAAAAACATTTTACAAGTATATCGTTACAATTATAAAGGGCAGATTATCTATGAAAACACGAGACAGAGCCAAGTATTTACAAAAAATGACTGTCCTGTTGGAGGTAGTAGTTCACCAATAGAATATGTAGTAGCTGCCGGGGTATATACTTCAACGATTTCACAGGAAGATGCCAATAGAAAAGCATTGGCAGATATAAATGCAAACGGACAGGCCAATGCTAATAGCAAAGGAGAGTGCACGTACAGAAGTATTGCCCGAAGCGGTTTGTTCAGAAAAACTAATTGTCCGGCTGGTGGTGTCGGATCAGATGTGTTTTTTAGTCAGGCTGAAGGCGCGGAAACCTCAACAATTTCTCAGGCCCATGCCGATTCAAAAGGACTAGGCTTATTCAATACAAACGGTCAGATCAACGCCAATGCTAAAGGATATTGTACATTTAAAAGTATTGCTCTAAGCGGATCCTTTACCAAAGATAATTGTGATGCGGGTGGAGTAGGATCAACTGTACCTTTTAGTCAGGTGGCAGGAGCGGAGACTTCAGATATTTCTCAGGCTCATGCCGATTCAAAAGGACTGGCCTTATTCAATACAAACGGTCAGATCAATGCCAATAGTAAAGGAGAGTGTACGTACAGAAGTATTGCTTTAAGCGGTTCATTTACCAGAATTAATTGTGATACCGGTGGAGTAGGATCAAGTGTACCTTATAGCCAGGTTGAAGGTGCTAAAACTTCAACACTTTCACAAGCTGATGCAGATGCAAAAGGATTGGCTTTATTCAACGCAAAAGGTGAGGTTTATGCTAATACGAATGGGTATTGTACATTCAGCAGTATCGCCTTTAGCGGTTCCTTTACTAAGGATAATTGTGCTCCCGGTGGAGTAGGGTCAAGCGTGTTTTTTAGTCAGATCGCAGGTGCCGAAACTTCAACAGATTCACAAGCTCATGCTGATTCAAAAGGATTGACTTTATTTAATGCAAATGGTAGGACCAATGCCAATACTAATGGGTATTGTACTTTCGCCAATACTGAAAAAAGTGGTTCATTCACCAAAAATAATTGTCCGTCGGGTGGAGAGGGTTCAACAGAGGTCTACATCGTTCCTGCTGGAAGACACTTCTCGAGAGAGTCACAGGCAGCTGCAGATGATTTGGCACAACAGGATGTGAACAATAATGGACTGGCCAATGCTAATGCTAAAGGGTATTGCACCTTTTACAGTGCAGCCATTACTAAATCATATGCTAAAGACAATTGCCCTGCAGGCAGTGTAGGGTCTTCTTCAGATTATTCACTTCCGGCGGGACGAATTACATCGAGAGAGTCGCAGTTTGATGCAGATTACAGGGCTAATCAAAGATGTGATGTATTTGGTCAGGCCCATGCCAATAATAATGGGACTTGTCGTTTTTACAATACAGCCACCAGTGGCATTTTTACAAAAAATAATTGTCCCGCAGGTCAATGGGGTTCGGCTGTTACCTATACCGTGGCTGCTGGTACTCATTGGTCAGAATCATCACAGGCAGATGCCAATATGAAAGCCCAGAATGATGTGGCTCAAAACGGACAGAATTATGCCAATGCCAATGGGGTCTGTGGTTTTTATAATGAACAAAGAAGTGAGGATTTTATCCGAAACAATTGTGGAACAGGATCTATAGGATCAACAGTAACCTATACAGTTCCTTTTGGTACATACTTCTCTACTGCGAGCCAGAGGAATGCTAATTTTATGGCGTCTAGTGATATAAATACTAACGGTCAGAATTACGCCAATACCCATGGAACCTGTACGTATGACAATCACTAA
- a CDS encoding T9SS type A sorting domain-containing protein — MKKRYLLLFLIFPFFMYSQDILWEKSYGGQHADYLFDAQPTADYGFILAGSSLSNKTGNKDDDNHGDLDYWIWKMSEKGDLVWQKSIGGSGFDLLQSIKNTRDGGFILAGTSDSGRGFQKNEKCKGLTDFWVIKLDASGSEQWQRTIGGKGKDELLCAFQTKDGGYMLGGSSSSDYSGNVLTGTNGTPQATKKADQFNKSEKCRGNMDYWIVKLDKQGDVEWQKTYGGAYTDVLRSMEQTTDNGYILAGYSNSPVSGDKTENNKGIGDFWVLKINDTGEIQWQSTYGAEGDDQPYVIHQTADGGYIAGGNSNSKNALTTMGGIVGNGTDYWILKLDKDGGVVWSKTYDFGKTDILTSLVENKDQSYLIGGYAQSESRRPREGIVAKALNSVSKEKEGINDYIAMKIDDKGEEIWNKTVGSAGEDILRKLIETRDGGYLMAGTSNSAASRDKNGSMGGNDFWVVKLKDKTKVDKVKSSIEAIPNPASTYTNVIIGYDFKEGTATVIDITGRTLQEFDINSRTVPVNLSGYSEGIYIIKIRTDVKTESVKVIKSVN; from the coding sequence ATGAAAAAACGTTACCTGTTACTTTTTTTGATCTTCCCCTTCTTTATGTATTCTCAGGACATCCTCTGGGAAAAATCATATGGGGGGCAGCACGCTGATTATTTGTTTGATGCACAGCCTACGGCCGATTACGGTTTTATTCTCGCGGGCAGCTCTCTGTCAAATAAAACCGGAAATAAAGACGATGATAATCATGGGGATCTGGATTACTGGATCTGGAAAATGAGTGAAAAAGGAGATCTGGTCTGGCAGAAAAGCATAGGCGGAAGCGGATTTGATTTACTGCAGAGCATTAAAAACACCAGAGACGGAGGTTTTATTCTGGCAGGAACTTCAGATTCGGGAAGAGGTTTTCAAAAGAATGAAAAATGCAAAGGACTTACTGACTTTTGGGTCATCAAATTAGATGCTTCGGGCAGTGAACAATGGCAAAGAACCATTGGCGGTAAAGGAAAAGACGAACTCTTATGCGCTTTTCAAACCAAAGACGGAGGTTATATGTTAGGAGGATCTTCGAGTTCCGATTATTCAGGGAATGTACTTACCGGGACAAACGGAACCCCTCAGGCAACCAAAAAAGCAGATCAGTTTAACAAATCAGAGAAATGCCGAGGTAATATGGACTACTGGATTGTTAAACTGGACAAACAGGGCGATGTCGAATGGCAAAAGACTTACGGAGGAGCCTATACCGATGTGTTGAGGAGTATGGAGCAAACCACAGATAATGGATACATACTGGCAGGTTATTCCAACTCGCCTGTTTCAGGGGATAAAACCGAGAACAATAAAGGAATTGGAGATTTTTGGGTTCTTAAAATAAATGATACAGGAGAAATCCAATGGCAAAGTACTTATGGAGCCGAAGGAGACGATCAGCCTTATGTCATTCACCAGACAGCTGATGGCGGTTATATTGCCGGAGGAAATTCCAACAGTAAAAATGCGTTAACCACTATGGGCGGTATAGTCGGAAACGGAACCGATTACTGGATACTGAAACTCGATAAAGACGGAGGGGTGGTATGGAGCAAAACCTATGACTTTGGAAAAACAGACATCCTGACCTCTCTGGTAGAAAATAAAGATCAAAGCTATCTCATAGGCGGTTATGCACAAAGCGAAAGCAGGCGCCCGCGTGAAGGGATCGTTGCCAAAGCACTTAACTCCGTCAGTAAAGAAAAAGAAGGCATCAACGATTATATTGCGATGAAAATTGACGATAAAGGAGAAGAAATCTGGAACAAAACCGTAGGCAGTGCCGGAGAAGATATCCTTAGGAAGTTAATCGAGACCAGAGACGGAGGCTATCTGATGGCAGGAACCTCCAATTCGGCCGCATCGAGAGATAAAAACGGCAGTATGGGAGGCAATGATTTTTGGGTAGTAAAGCTCAAAGACAAAACAAAAGTAGATAAAGTAAAGTCTAGTATCGAAGCCATTCCGAATCCTGCATCCACTTACACCAATGTGATTATAGGGTACGATTTTAAAGAAGGTACTGCTACTGTGATCGATATCACCGGACGTACTTTACAGGAATTTGACATCAACAGCAGAACCGTACCGGTCAATTTGAGCGGATACTCAGAAGGAATCTACATTATTAAAATCAGAACCGATGTGAAAACGGAATCTGTAAAAGTGATTAAATCTGTTAATTAA